The following are encoded in a window of Manihot esculenta cultivar AM560-2 chromosome 8, M.esculenta_v8, whole genome shotgun sequence genomic DNA:
- the LOC122724340 gene encoding protein GL2-INTERACTING REPRESSOR 1-like: MSRRNGNGPKLDLKLNLSPPRANRRVESPSRSATVSPITSPPSSCVSSELNQEDTVPHSNSPEATSMVLVGCPRCLMYVMLSEDDPKCPKCKSTVLLDFLHDNTVQTRNH, translated from the coding sequence ATGAGTCGAAGAAATGGCAACGGTCCTAAGCTGGACCTGAAGCTGAACTTATCACCACCGAGGGCTAATCGTAGAGTGGAATCACCGAGCCGATCAGCTACAGTTTCACCAATAACATCACCACCAAGCTCATGTGTGTCTTCAGAGTTGAACCAAGAAGACACTGTGCCACACTCTAATAGCCCTGAAGCTACTTCCATGGTGCTTGTGGGTTGCCCAAGGTGTCTCATGTATGTGATGCTCTCTGAAGATGATCCTAAATGTCCCAAATGCAAGAGTACTGTGTTGCTTGATTTCCTCCATGACAACACTGTGCAGACAAGGAACcattag